The DNA sequence taaccctattaattcacattatttacacattgttcaaaaatcttattggttacctatacttttcctttctttttttatatgaTCTGAATATCCATATCAATCACAGTGACTAATTCTTCTTTGACTTGTAAATATCTAAATGAGTGACACAATTTTTTAAGATGATCCGAATATATTTGCTTTAAATCTCCATTCGAAATGTCAatgtatgctttttttttttaactaaaaaaacgAGTTTGAGGGAAAAaatgaaggaaaaataaaaaaataatatttattgaactTAGCACTACTTcgattttctctattttttttattcacataAGTTTTGTAAATTCATAAAACTTTTGTTCTTGTCtttccttaaaatttttgaaccattcttttcttttaaaattttcttgaTTCAATTTCGTTATTCATTCatcaagattcaatttataattataaatgaaTAGAGAAGGGCTTCATTTTTCTTAATCCCTATCGAAATTGACTATAGCAAGACAACTTTGCATAACtatatttatagttaatttttagaTAATTCATTAGCATCCAATATCTAGTATTACATATACCTGTGTTTCTTCTATACTGTAAACGAATTGTTGGTGTATTCAATTGGATTCGAGAGTTTAATTTGCCCTATAATTTAACATATCCAAAGTCTAATTTGTGAACCAGAATTATAAGCATGCATTCATATTCTGAACATgtacaatattattattgataGCGAACATAACAACCACCCCCATTTTTTCAGCTATATCCAAACACAACACATGGGGCTTCTTTGGATCTAAATATTCTCTAATAACAATTAGATTGAAAGTGGAAGAGATCTAGAGAACAACTCCTAAACTAGTTTACTTTGTTACTACAATTTGGTCTTACAATCAGAAAATGACGGTTCCGACCAATATGGAAGTGAGGGGAACCGTGAGGTTGTCGTCGAGTTCGGTGCTGATAGGAAGGGACTCGACAAGTGCCGTGACAACAGACACAACTAGAAAACCCAGAACCAACTTCAAGCTTCCCTCCATGTATCCAAACCACGAAAAATAGCTCATATACCTGTCAAAACAGTAACCGTTAACAACGGCATGATTAAATAGATCTTACCTTGTAGTgcaaaacaaataaaagtaaattacatTGACCTCCTCTCAAGTTAGATGATATCACACAGTACACGACAAGAACCTCCGCTCGTGATATATTTACGAGGTTAGTGTCGAATTTTAAAAAAGAGAGAGTGTGCCAAGTATCATATAACCAAAATCTCAGGTAGGTTAGTTTACTTTTACAAACAAACAGACATCAAGTGTAATGTCATCTAACCACATGGAACGAAAAGAGTCCATAGGAAGTTACCCGACGGAAGTTAAGAATCCAGCTGCTGCCATTGCAATTGAACCAGCATAGGACTTGTTTCTATTGTAAGGAATCTTTTTATCACCAAATCGCCTTCCGACAATGTCAGCTAGGCCTGACAGCACATAAATAATCAGATTTTTCTCTAAACCCTAAGCTCTAAACTTTAACTTAATGCGAGCTATAACattgtttaattattattattataaataataatttaatgctTATAAGTGATCGGGCATAGAAACATTACCATCTCCTGCGCACAGATTGCAAATTGCAGCTATGGAAATAGGTGAAGTTCTCCAGTATATTATCGATGCCAAAGTAATGGTAGCAGCATAATATAGTGGTCCTTTAAGGAGTTCCCTGGTACAGAGGAAACACTGAGAAATGGATGAGAAATAAAGCACACGAATGAAATCAATTATCAAACATTAGAAAACCATGCAATCCGTTATCAAACAATGGATTTCCATCATCTTCATCCTCCAAAAGGGCATGTCACAGCCAAATCGTGTAGCATAGCAGGTAATTTACATCTCAATCTATTCCTTCTGTTTTCACTACATATCCTTCTCTTACTTTTCTTGATATACCATAACTACAGATAAGAAGCTTCCATTTCGATCATAATAACCACTAAGAGATAACTTTCTTGttacaattaactttaaaatgaGCTAACAATTATTTTTTTCACAGAATCAAAGATTCTCACAGGTTTTATTGTCTACAATATTGAAACCTGTAATCTCCAAATCTACTCATTGATTTCACGGTGGCCTCATCCTTGTATATTCCAAGCCCGATAACAAGCATCCGAATTATATTGATACCCGGAATAAGAGAAGCTAAGATGGGTCCCCAACCATCAGAACTGTAATGATTGAACAGCATGATTCAACAATGGAAATTGTAgcgttaaaaaaaaataaaataaaataaaataaaataaaataaattttgagctCATTAGTTCATGAACTATGCCATTACCTGTACAGTGGCCAGCAGAGCATGAATATCAGCCCAATGCTTACATGCACAAGTTTCCTATTCAATTTCTAAAAAAAGAAACAATTGATCACAAATCTATAGTTTGAAGAACAAAAATGTTCAAAAACCAAGCACTACCATCTTTGAAAGATAGCACTCACTAAATGCTACCGGCCTACTACACAATGAAAGATAATACAAATCTTAAGTTATGAATTTAATAGAGAACAATATCTAAGGAAGTCATGAACTAATACCAACAAAAATCTCAGTGACAGGTTCCAATAATCTCTCTGAAAAAATGCAATGTGTGTCAAAATGAACTTGCACATGTAACAATGCAGATGAAGGGGAAGACCTATCAGCATATTCATAATAAGTTTTACTAAGGCATCTAATAATACATTTTTTCTATTCCCTGTAAAAGAAGTCAAGAAAAGACATAGAAACAAAGTAAATGCTTTGGATTCATAACTTGTTTTCTACTATCTTAATTATGGAaacaaaaaatctttaaaatctaTTTCTTGTTCCTACTTTCGGTTCACCGAATTCTGAAAACTGAGGGAACTAGGAACCACCAAATAAGACAAGAGATGTTTCTTGAACACCCAATATTTAAGATGTTCAAAATAACATCACTCATTGAAGAGAACATGAACTTTTGGGAtgaaatttgaagaaaaaaaaaaaaaggacctACCTAACTACTCTGCGTCAACCTTGACTAAAACTAAACAATTGAATTCAAAATTCCTCTTCATTATGCAAAGGATGACAGATATGcattcaattaacaaaggaaacacTTCATTAATGCTTAGCTTGCCATGATTCCTAAACAATGTTTTTTGTTACCACTTTCCAACCAACCCTATTGTCACACTAAACCCAGCTACCATTGAAATTGCAAGAAATGCAAAAGAGGGGGAAAGCAAAAAAAAGAATCTCTTTTTTAATCTACATACCCCAAAAATTGAGATAATTGAAGAATCCAAAGAAGGCGTTTGAAGAAACCTGGTCAAAGAGGGATCGTTTAGCGGTCTCTTCAAAGAACCTAAGGAAGGAGAAGGCGATAGCACCAGACACAGCAAGAGCACAGATGTCGGAGACTAGAGGGTTTTGGTGGAGCATGGTTGCCGGCAGGGCGAATTTCCGGCGAGCTTGCGGTGGTTGCGTTGTGAgagtcaaagaagaagaagaagaagagggttTGAAAAGGGTTAGAAATGGGGTTGAAAAAGAAGAGGGTTTAGTGAGAGAAATGGGAATGGAAATGTGTGTGAAACGGTGAAGTGGGTCAAATCTTTGAAAGCAGCATGTGAAGGTGGTGCTGCTGCTGCTTCTACAAATCATGGTGAGAGTAACGGGAGTGTGAGTGAGAGACATGCAATGATGCAAAGGTTCAACCAAACACAAGTAATTTGGTTTCATtcagtttttgaatttttaactatGCTAAAAATTTAGGTACAGttatttttaagtaaaattattaattaaaaattattaaataatttaacagatttgattgagtttgatttgagttttcatGCATATTCAATCTGTTTttggttttaacttttaacatcCTATTCAATCTACCATATTTAATGAGCAACAATGCTGGGGCAGTAACTTTTATTATTGGTAACCAGTAAATAATTATCAATAatgatttaatggtgtgaaattttatCTAATGACTTACCTTTTTTCGCTGGTTACGTGACCAAAATTCAACAAATTGCTCCTCTTAGACTTTTCTTTTAACGAGAATGAGATTAGTtaattctttttttccttttacatCTGATTATATTAATTCTGttgacaaattaaaattttatccaatatttctattttattcttttattcttgTACCAAAACACAAATGATGCATGCATATTAGATAGGAGATACAGATtaattttctcaatttctttagttaatttttatgaaGTGtgattttatatgataaaaaagtttttttcaataaattttaacggtaaattttaattatatattatttataattaaaattaatagttaaaaattactaaaatattagTATATCagtatacttaaaaaaaatttcatattatatatatatttttttagttttacttaAGTTTTACATCATGTGAGTTTACATTTTATGAGATTAGTTGAGAAAAAAAAACTTGTGGGCATAAGAAtagtgaattttgaatttataaaacaaaaataaaagaaattgatttaaaactaatttgattcgcattttttatttttaatgactAAAGTTAAGTTATTTAGTATAAAGTAGGAACTAATTTAATTCACTCATAACTATGATAATtagatgatatatgaataaataattttagaatgcgtaattctaaattaaaaggtaaataaaTCGTATTATAACAAACATTCTAAACGCAACTACGTACCTCATAGTAGGGTCCTACTAAGCTGGTCCCATATGTGACTTTCCATCCCCTAACTCATGCACAACTACAAACCTCATATTCTAAACGCATCTCAATGGTTGATTGGTGGTTGTAATTAATAGCAATATGTCCTTTTGCACTATACATGCCTGGGCCACATAGGgggcttttttgttttttgggcAGATACTTAAtagataattaaattagtttagatAAAAGACAAATTTTTAGCAGCTTatatgttgaaaaagaaaatttttcaaaatttatttcagatgataaattgataattttagttatataaaatattgcagaataaatttaaaaaataccaaaattttaaagtatatagttgaatgttgatttttatataatataattattaattttgatctatatactataaattatattttattgactttttgttatgttatattttaatttattttatatttaatttgggccctttttgtaaaatttttgaatttgttgttgtcttgataattcatatttgttttttgttggtttgtcattgaaatcaatcataaaaaaccatttaattttttaattaataacaatttttttaaatttaatgttttTATATTAATCCAATTTTTTTAAAGAGGTGaacaaattttagttaaaaacaattttagttgaaaaatataattttttaattattttatataatttaataaataactatatttattatttaaatataatgttatattaataaaagatacTGTTGtccattataatttttttattcatttgataAACATTTAAAATACTAGAATACagttttatagttttattaattcattcaaaatattaGAAttcaattttatactattaagaaTTTTCGAATAAGTTGTAAATAGtcatttttaatcataaaaaatttggCGCGATTAAAACtgatcataaaaaattaaaactaaaactatacttatataaaataaatttcgttcaacaaaaataattaattattaaatttttgtttataattctataaatatccaatttttttccttctttcttctttatctttcttcaaTAACGACCATTATTTTTGCCGCAAAATCTACCATTCCACCATCTATTCCCACCTCTTTTAGATAATTGCATCTTACCACAACCACCACAAAAGAACTCACTCCCTCCTCCACCATAAAGTGCCACATGGACCTAACAGGAAAGGCGGGATCCTCTTAACGGCGAGAGTGACGAGGTTAATGGCGATGACCTCACATATATAGCATGTTATTTGTCGTCATAGTCTGCTTTAAAGTCTTCATGGAGCATTAAAGCTAGTTCATACATAATTAATTTTGGATTAGGTCAAGCTTttggtataaattttttttgtccactctattttaatatatttgtctAACTCTAATCTGTTTATAATATCACTATAAGAAATTAGTAGTATAGCAATCGATTTTAACAatcaaaaaattaattgttaatagCAACTGATTTAAGGATCGATACAAAATTTTAGGATTAGCAAAAATATTGGTCGTTAAATCGGTTACTAATAGTAACcggtaaattttttatatatccaTAATAAAATTGGTcgttaaaattagtcactattttttaatttggcgACCAAATTAGCAACCAAAATAAAAAGTAATGTCACTGGAACTACTGTTGGTcacaaaatcggtcgctattttttattttagcgaCTGATTTTGCAACTAATAGTAAAATAGGATGTACAATTGTTTAGTCGCTAAATCGGTTCCTAATTATTAAAATAGTGACCAAATTAGCGACTGATAAGTTTTTATACAATTAGAATAAAGTTGGTTGCTAAAATCAGTCGCTATTTTTCAATTTAGCgaccgaattagcaaccaaaacaaagTAATGTCTTTGGGACTCTTGGTCACAAAATCTGTCTCTATTTTTTAACTTAGCAATTGATTTTACAACCGATAAAAAAATAGGGTGAAAATTGGTTGGTTATTGCTAATTCGGTCGCTAAAGTTGTGGTcgctaaatcggttgctaattGTTAAGATAGCGACCATTTTAATAACCAACAAAAAATTACTGTTATAAACTAATCAGCCACTAAATTGGTcgctaatttaaataaaataagataattactGAGTTATCCTCAATAAACCTAACTCACCCTTTCATTAAATATAACGGATTAACGAGTATGCAACATTAAATATCAACATTTAGTTTAGTTTCGTTGGTAATACACAGAAGTAAACATCTAATTCGATTTCTATCTATTTTTTGAAAAGAGAAAATGATTTCTGTCTAAAAAAGTGATATTTTAGCCACtagcaaaattattttaaaataatacaacttTTCTATcaaaaaatatgttaaattataacaaaaacttaattttatggaaattttatttgtaatttgtgggATTTTAAACCCCACAAATTATTACTAAATTTAGTGGTAGTTAAGTAAAAATAGACTATTACGGAAagtgatgtaaaaaaaaaacattaattacAATCGAAAGTTTATAAAGAAAAAAGCATCACACaaaaaataagagaagagaaTGGTAATTTTGATGGTGTTATTGTCAGTATTGATAGTGGTAGAGGAGATAATGACATGATAAGATATGATtatagaattaaaataataaaaataactaaaaattataagaatgatgatgagaaaaataatataatagtgATAATAGTAGTTgattttattatagaaaatttttttgtgaaatttaaaacctcataaattataaataaaaatcattttcaattcGTGCtatttaatgatttttaaataaaaggaTTGTATTATtattccaaaataattttattaagagtcgaaatattctttttttatttggataaaaATCACTTTAATCTTAAAAAAGATGGAcaaaaatcattaatatttttaaaatatttaaaaaaattaaatatcgttAATGACTATCATGACGTCTGAACGTATttgcaaaatttaaatttgattttaattcattaatattTACCAACGACCTCACTGTCGGCAgtgtaatttaaatttaataaataaaataaataattttttatttacagcCCAGAGATCAGTGActtatttcaatatttaaaaaataatttagctaTCTTGTGCTATAAAAACAAGGATAATAATAgacattttttaagtttttaatccATTCAATGTATtgaaatgtaaaaataaaaatgatattttcaataatatttaataaaatatttttataataatcttaattaaaatgtatttttatgGTATTCTTAAAATGTATTTTTAGGATatgtaaatacaaaaatattatgtgaACACAAAAAATActatgtaaatataaaatattagttactaaatcaattattaattatatatttatataaaaatatatctgttatttaatttatttttaatatatattttatattataatatattatatttgataaatgattttttatGTATACATTAACATAATTATTGTTTGCCAATATAGTCTGCTTTGGAGTCTTTACGGAGCATTAAAGCTAGTTCAAACATAATTAATTTTGGTTTTAAGTCAAGCTTTtggtatgaattttttttatccactcttttttaatatatttgatttaaaatatttgtcTAATCtgtttataatattaatattttatcaatttatttttataataactttaataaaatagcgataattaaaaaattgtagataatcactttttttttgcatttaaGCCAATATTAATATGccaattcttttttgtttttgtccaTTAAAAATATTAGTCTTCTATCATTctcctttttattaattaatataagtatAAGAGTAATTTATTATTGTGTTCCtaatatgtatattttatatttttttgtttgaccgatatcttaaaagaaaaatgttagttATATAgtcattataatttataattttttattattatttttagccaTCAATTTAATTCTTTGtcaaataataatttaacaatatattttagttcatacatttaaaaattaatagCTAGTCgacaacaaaaaaataataaattttaataatttgctAATACACCTTGTCTTAAAATAAAGAGAGTATTTTCCGTTAAAAAAAAGGTTATCAGAAAAAGCGTACGCGCGGAGAATGAGCCAACTAATaaggaaaaacaataaaagaagcCACGACTTATAATTAATTGCTATTAGGTATTTGTTATGGTGCGTAAAAGTTATTGCATAATTGGTAAAAAaggttaaaataattaattttaaatttaaaagtataaaaattaaaaattaaaaatatttaaaagttattatagaaaataaattagacaaaagTTAGACACTATAAAATTAGCCAATTAACAGTAAATTTGGTAAAGTTTGTATTTCAAGGTAGAGTAAACTATTAAAATGATGAATTTTGCTAATTTGTGTCTTGGGAGAATAAGTTACACGTaccataaaaatattttgtaaaagttattgtaaaatatttctttttacatTTTCAATGCATTGAATACatcaaagtatta is a window from the Arachis hypogaea cultivar Tifrunner chromosome 1, arahy.Tifrunner.gnm2.J5K5, whole genome shotgun sequence genome containing:
- the LOC112792546 gene encoding probable phytol kinase 3, chloroplastic — its product is MKPNYLCLVEPLHHCMSLTHTPVTLTMICRSSSSTTFTCCFQRFDPLHRFTHISIPISLTKPSSFSTPFLTLFKPSSSSSSLTLTTQPPQARRKFALPATMLHQNPLVSDICALAVSGAIAFSFLRFFEETAKRSLFDQKLNRKLVHVSIGLIFMLCWPLYSSDGWGPILASLIPGINIIRMLVIGLGIYKDEATVKSMSRFGDYRELLKGPLYYAATITLASIIYWRTSPISIAAICNLCAGDGLADIVGRRFGDKKIPYNRNKSYAGSIAMAAAGFLTSVGYMSYFSWFGYMEGSLKLVLGFLVVSVVTALVESLPISTELDDNLTVPLTSILVGTVIF